CCACCACGGGGGCATGCGCTAAACCCGCGTTCGGCTCAACGCGGATCGTGGAAGGCGAAAAAAAAAGACacgaacaaaaataaaaaagaataaccGCGCGTTTTAGACGTGTTTTCCTTCCGAATTTCGTGCTCTCAACCTTGACCTCTCGCGTTTctcgtttttcttttctcccaGAGTTCTGGCGTTCCTTGCCGGCGTGGTGTCCCATATAGACGGATCTAGCTGTGACGTCACGTCACAGCCTCTTCGCGACCAATAGGCTCTTGCAAGCGGAATAAATTATACCAATCGTGTATTCGATCGATGACGTCAATATGGAGCATATCGATTGCctaagtgcaaaaccacttattcccccttttttaaatttttttttacattttttttttgctttaattcCTCTCTAGGGACTTGGGAATCAACAACCGATTAGACGTATGTGGATAGTATAGAAAAATAAGGGTTACAGAGATACCTATTCTAAAGGATTAATTGAGTTCGATATAAATTTTATACATAAAAACCATCTGTGCATTCATTTACCTACTTAAGCGCGAGATTAGAGTTGAGGTTAAATCGTACAGCTGCGATCCTTGCAAAATCTTGGATTTCGGCGATTGAATCATCAGCGGCGATTTCTCTAGAGGCGACACACCAACTTATGAAACCTGTGCATAATTATCATGGATTTTGATTAGTTGCACTGGTGGATTTTTTCACATATTCTCTTCATTAAATACACGCAAACATCGTAAACAACAAGATATGAAAAAGAGTCTGAAAAACAGAGGGTTAGAGTCAATTTTGGGAATAGGGGTTTAATAAGATGACAACTTGAcggcaaattgtattttttttaaaaaaaaaaaaaaaaaaaaaaaaaaaaaaagtcacgtcGAGTTGATTAGACTATTTTCGGTTAATCACCATCCAATTTATTGATCCTCTACCTTAGCATTTAAAGCGTTGACACAAACACTCggcatacaactattttaacgcctGTGAGGGTGTTTTGGCCTATCCGGGGAAAAGAAGGCGCATCTTGCGACGCGTCTGCACTCCTCAAGCGGTTGCAGGAGATGCTGTGTTTCCGCTTTTCTCTTCCGTTCATTAAAAGTGCCCCACAGGAGAAAAGGGAGAGGGAGCGTTTTATGGAGTAATTTATTGCCTCTCAATTAATTTTATCAGTAATTGGCAGCGAACGAAACTTCGTGCAAAATGCCGGAAAATGATGTTGATCGGTTGGGTCCTcttcagtggcgcggcgtgatttgcaatacatcgattgatctgccatttaaacctatggcaaagaatcgattattaaggagttcgctacgaacaccctgattatcgatccttttccataggtttaaatggcataacaatcgatatatcgcaaagcacgccacgccactggtcctcTTCATTAATCACGAGAAGAGCttataaataaaattactaaCTAAGGAAGGGAAAGTTTTGTTTGGTTGGTAACAGCTCTTCATTGACTCAGCCTTTACGTTAAAATTATGGCAGATCGAAGGGAAAGAAGAGCTCGGTtacattgtaaatattttcccccgaatcattttatttttctacctacagggtgtctaataaaacaggctggccaaaaatcagtacttttacagtacttttaaagtgatatcccaaaaaattcagtacctcctcattagaaaaattcagtactttttcagtgcccccatttgacgaaattcgaaaattttcaaaaatttgaatttctcgctcagaaatgaaaaaaaaaaaaaaaaaatccggacctccttgcggaatttccgcactttttcagtacttcccgACCGCCTTTAAAGAATCATtattatttccggactttccggaatttccggaaattccggacttgcagacttcctgacctACGTGTATATTTTCTTTGAGAAGAATCTCCGACCTGTATAAGATTGTACTTATCTTATTTTGGTGCTATGGATAAAACATCGATACCCCTCAGGAGAAACGTACAGATTCCGCTCGCAATAAAAATGGAGTGGAAATTttcaacgccgcaaaccgagactAATAATCGTTCCGTAATTTTAATACCGACAAATGAtgcgataaaaaatttgattgctcGTAGTGTAGTTCTTTATTGCGTAATGCAGTCCAgcttcgggtttttttttttttggggggggggggggggggtgtcatacGGTATGACTCATACCCCACGGGTggtttcaaaatgagctttgtGTTTGAGGACAACGCCCCGCAAAACCTGCAAAAACGTTGCTCAAACGTTATTTTTAAGAACAACGTTGTGAAAAAGTTTCCACACACGTTTCGCAACGGATTAATATACTAATTgcatcgcatttagcaaaagggGAGCCAGCGTggttacagtgttgtaaaaatgttgcttcttagtaattatctaaaaaaatcttcCAGAATAGCGAATCCTTTtttcttcccaccaaaaatGTGTTCATTTTAGAAGGAAATaagtgtgtaaattttaatactgtgcatacataaagttttttttaaaagaaaagagaaagttGCAGGATTGTGAAGACTTTGCGATCGCGCTGGGTCCTTTTTACTGACTGCGATCCAATTGATGCTGACAATAGGGATACGAGCATTTctttcgtgattttttaaaaatctccgctctcgctagattttagcaaagaaataaaatcaacgatttttttacttaaatttttacgGATGGTTCTGAGATAccagaggaaaaattatgtgCGATTTCGGGAcatgaatttcatcaaaaatccTTCATTAGGATAAAATGTTGCAGAAATTTTTCGACGTCATAAACTGTGGCACTTAATTTTCTACCTTCGTCACAAAATATAATTTAAGAGACACGGAGAAAGAGATGTTGATACCCTTTCATTTAGTGGAACATATTACTCAGACTTTTCCAGTCTAGGTTGTCAAAGATTATATTCGGACTCTTTGAACATTTCTTGAGGCATCGCATCGACGTACAATGATCGAAATCTCAGAGGTATTTCCAGAGGTCAGGCGTGCTTTgccatatatcgattgatctgccatttaaacctatagaaaaggatcgataaacagggtgtttgcaccggacaccttaataatcgattctttaccatagcttcaaaaggggaaatatcggtaatcgatcattcaagcctcgccactgttcCACGTTAATGACGAACTCATTCAGAGCGTCAAGTGTTCTCACTGTTTTCGATACCTGGAGATAATTTCTTCCTAGGGCTGCTTTTCGATGTAATAGAGCTTTCAAAAGTGGAGACTGGAGCGAAATAATCGCAATTAAACAGCTGGGTATATTTCacaaataatattcaaaaattgaagcgaaattggtcaaaaataaatttaagatcatttagaaataaatttaaaataatgacTAAGGGTTTACATACTTAAAAATGGAGGAGCGACcatggcaaaaaaaaagtttttctgtgAACTTGAACGGAGATGAGATCTGTGTCAGCAAGGACTTTCAGAGTATTATGTGGTTAGACAGGTAAAAGTGAGtcgtttcaaaggaaaatggtACAAAAGTCATTTAAATTAGGAACATATAAgtttattcaaaaattataaacatgCTTGATCCGAAGTGGAAAACTCCAATTAATAAATTGCGTTGTTGCAGTCTTCTTGAttaaaatacaacaaaattaagaaaagaaggCAAGCTCGGTAGGTAACTTAAGTATTGGCCAAAGCCTCATTACGAGATCACAGGTTTGCCCTGAGGTTCTTTTGCTGGAAAACAGGTGCTTTATTGAAAACTGCAGTTCACAGCAGCTTCAATTTTAGGCTCTTTCCTAGCAGTTTAAGAGGTACAACCATTATTTCCTTAGcccacaaaaaatcaaaatgattaGCAAGTATCTATGCAGAAAACTGTCATTCCACATAAGAACTTTAATTTTAACATATGCGTAACTATGATGAGTATAATAAATTTATTCAGCAGGTACATTACCGGGTGTTGAAGTTGTACTTAACAAAAGATTTGAATCAATGAgtacgaaaacacaccaactcgttAACTCTAAAATGATCAATATTCATTGAAaacagttaatttacataaaagtcattgaagttagcacaTCTGTTCCatcttggacctttaaagtgtccatgagtacttgtctttcggcagcaaaaatcttttccttaaactaacttcttcaccttctGAGtagttttgcgtgtgtcttgattattttcattttcccgagttggtatgttttcgttctcactgattcatttaaaaACACATACACAAAACACAGAACCaagataaaaacaaacaaaaaaaattaaaaaattaaatcggtaaaattAAGCATTATACATTGCTTACAATGCTACTAAAGGATGGACAATAGATTAAGAGGAGCAGCTGAAAGCATTACAAAAATCCCGCCCCCAGATGAATGATGGCTCAAAAAATAAACTCACCATAAAagatcgaaattttcagatgaaaatgaaCAACAATTTTATCTTTAGCCTACAAAATAATCTGTGATTAGGtcatttgtaaaaatatctattgATGTGTAAATCATGACATAAGTGGAAATAGAACCCTGATGAGTGAGACAGAACTTTCCAACAAAAAGTTGACTGACGACCAGGTGCTCAGGTATTGGTTAAACTATATAAATCTAAATttgtactttcaaaaattttcaatcacatCATACATGCGATGAGGGAAGTGGCACTTCCAatcaaaatattacaaaaaatctTTCACTTAAAATGCAACTGAATTACACATCATACTTCTCAACTTCAAAATCTTTTCATCAAAGGTACTACCAAACTTTGAAGTTTttccattatattttttcattggaaaagcAATTAACAAGAACAATAATCagtattattttaaattctttcCCCATATATACTTGTTTCTCTACATAAGAATAATTCAATAAGAAATCGACccaaaaaaatgcacaatcagGATAACTTAAGTACAATACTttgtcataaaatttgaaaaatgcaattatttacgcagaaaaaaaataaataagtaagtaaataaataaataaaaatacattttaaagaaGAGGAGGGAGTTATCAACAACACCAATGGTAGTCTCTTCAATGGCAAATTAGATGATATGACCTTTGACTCTTTCCAGGACAAAACAAGCTTTTCGAGGATAACATGCAACCAAATAAATACAAGTAAATAAAACTAATGTAAAAATATGGCTGTGACCGGTATGATTGCGTTTCTCGACTaagattgtaaaaaaaagtcagcTCAGCCaatgcttaattttaaaattttgttcaaaaacttcTCAGACTTTCTATCAtgtttaaattttcttaaaagagcGAGAAATAGTGAACGGGAGACATTGAGGATcttgaatctgatttttttctctttgctttGTGAAGTTGGCTCCctacaaattttaaggaaacattgaaaaatgcttgtttcgataaaataaaagtaaCTCTAAGATTACATATTAAAACAAGGAAGAAGTcgattatttttatacatatcACAAATTAAAAACTTATGAAATAAGTAACTTCCAGAGGaaatatctgaatttttcaacttatgTGAAACTGTGGGTTGATTAAGGCTATAAATGAAAAAGTGCCTGCCTATTGTTGTAATTACGGAAAAATGGCTGTAGAATTTGTTTATGATGATTGAATGATTGAAGCACCATTACCAGTGCATGGAAAGAAATCGCTGACAAGTTAGTAGATATATTGAACTATACAAAACCATTCAAAGCACTCAGATGCTCCCCATAAAGGTTCGCAACCATGGAGGATCCAAGTCGAACTTTAAGAGGTCGGGAATGAAATAATAGAGACAGATGAGAGATAACATTATTTCCAAAGTTTTCAAGTGTGGACCATAAGAAAATTTCCTGAGCGAAAATACAAGGCAAAAACCCAATTAATATAAGCAATTTTAATTGTCCTGTGTGTCGTAACCGAGAAGGGAACTTTGCACTGGCCCGATGGCTCTTAGTTTTTCAAAGGGATTGAAAAATAGCGAACGGAACAAATTCCCATAAGTTGGCTGAAAATTGTCATCAGGGCTCCTAGAGGGCGGCGGGCTTACTGAGATGCCAAATGATGGCTCCGTAAATTCTATCTGACTTAACAGTTTTCCTCTACCAATTGACTGTTTTTTGGGCTTCGGAGAGCTTACCCCTTTTCTTGGATGTCCCAAATTGACTGACTTGCTTCCTCTGGTCTGGTTTTGATTGAAACCAGAATATTCAGATTTTTCCCGCTGAAAACTTGTTTGATTTTGTTTGGGTGGTCCACGATTGCCAGGAAAAGCTGTGTGATTTGGAAAACGGAGCGTATTTACATTTTGAAGGTCATCTACCtctttgtttttattgaaaCTTCTGTTAGCAGATTGCCTGCCCATACCTCTTGCTAAATTTTgatattgagatttttcctGACGAAGGGTGTTTTGATTATGTTGGGGTGCTCCACAATTTCTAGGAAAAGCTGTGTGACTAGGATAACAGTGTACATTCACATTTTGAATGTCATTTAACTCTACATTATCGGGAAAAGCTCTGCCAGCAGATTGACTGCCACTACCTCTTGCTAAATTTTGACTGAGGAAGTTCCTCTGGTTTGGACTGGgatattgcaattttccatcTTGGTACctgcaaatattttgattttcctgGAGTTTTCCACAGTTCCTAGGGAAATCTAAATGATTCTGATAATGCCTTGAGTTTACATTTTGAACATCATCATTCTTGTATGAATATTTGCCAGCAGAATGACTATGATTGGCTTTGTTACTCTCATAATTAAAGTTATGGGACTGCATTTGATTGAAACCAGGATGTTGAGATTTTTTCTGTCGAACAGTGTTTTGATTATGTTGGGGTGCTTCATGATTTCTAGGAAAAGCTGAGGGATTTGGAAAACGGTGTACATTCACATTTTGAAAGTCATTTGTCTCTACATTCTTGGGAAAAGCCCTGCCAGCAAAATGACTACCACTACCTCTCGCTAAATTTTGACTGGGGAAGTTCCTCTGGTTTGGACTGGGATATTGCAATTTTCTATCCTGGTAcctacaaatattttgattttcttggaGTTGTCCACAGTTCCTAGGGAAATCTAAATGATTCTGATAATGCCACGAGTTTACATTTTGAACATCATCATTCTTGTACTTTTGATTGAAATCAGGatgttgaaacttttcctgtcGGAAGGTGTTTCGATTTTGTTGGGGTGCTCCATGATTTCTAGGGAAATCTGAACGATTTGGGAAACAGAGCGAGTCTTCACATTGAATGCCATTCACATTTTTGTGAGAACCTCTACCAGCAGAATAACTACCATTTCCTCTAACCTTCTGTTCATTAAAGTGACTGGTTTGGTTCTGATTAATGctagaattttgagaatttcctcTTTTATAATTGTTCGGATTTTGCACGAAAGAGCTGCGGTTGCAAGGATAATTGTTATAATTAGAGTGATTAGGCGAACTTAATTGGCTAGAGTTAACAGTAATATCACTCCAGGCGGGGCTTGATAGAGGACTTCTACTAAAAACAGCTTGTATCTCTTGTTCAACGATGACAGTGCTACCAtcatcgattgttgaatcgctaACCTGAGAGAGGCAGTCTTCGAAGACTGAGCTACTTGTACTTAATTGGCTATCGACAGTAATATCACTGCAGGCGGGGCTTAGCAAAGGACTCCTACTAAAAACAGCTTGTATCTCCTGTTCAACGATGATAGTGCTACCATCATCAATGGTTGAATCGCTAACCTGGGAGAGGCAGTCTTCAAAGACGGAGTTACATGTACTTAATTGGCTATCGACAGTAATATTACTGCAGGCATCGTCTGATGGACTCTGACTAAAAACTGCTTCTACCTCCTGATCTGCTATAGTGGTGCTGCAATCAATAAGTGTTGAATCGCTCACCTCTGAAGAACAGTCCTCATTCAAATCATCGAGCGCACTGCCACAGCTTTCCTGGAGGAGGGTAGAGATGTATAAAGACATGACCTTGCCCCTACCAGCACTTCGAAGATGTGCACCAGACGGCAGAGCTGGTGCAGCTCTGTTGTTGATACTTGAAGGCGTTGGGATGCTGACACTCATTTGAGATACGCTCCTAGCTAAGATTAGCTCATCAAGGGCAGTGAGTGACATCTGTAATTTGAAAGAGGAAACTGCAATTATTACTGTTGAATTGATAGTCCTTGAAATTGAAGATGGCATGACACTGAGGAGTCGCTTTATGTTAAAAAATGGCCTATTAAAAGTACTTTCACTTTCCATTACACAACCAAAACTGACCAAAAAACATGGCTACGCCAATCTTTCAACCTCTtaaattccatttttcttttctcaagtTCCATCAATCGACGCTGATTTTTCCATGGAGTATTAAGCAAGTGAGTTGGCCAATAATCAGGCATGAGATAAAAAAGATCTGATGTCTGAGTTTTTAAATTGAGATGTCTAAATCGTCCACTGAATTGCTCTAAAGTGCTTAAGTATTGACTGGGATCGTGGGTCTCTATGCTCTGTCAGCGCCACTGCATAAAATTGCAATCAGtttctttctctatttttttggccttttttagaatattttctgCAGAGATCAAGCACTGAGAAATAGCTTGAAATAATGTTccacaaatttaattttggtaTTGGTAGAAACTCTTAAAAACTACAATTGACATAAAATTGTGTTTATCTAGTTTCACAAtcgacattttcttttttcatttataaatcCAAAGTTGACTACAAAATCCAAGATAACAATTTCACTACAAGTAGGTACACTTGCAAAGAGCCCAGCTTGTGTGCCAATAGAGTCCATGCACTTTTAGATTCCAACAGAACATCTACCATCTTGATTCTTCCATTCACTTTACATGTTAAAGTAACTCTAGGCAATTTTCCGTCGCAGTCTAGAAGTGGGAGAACTTATGTAGTGTGGGCTCTAGTAAGCGTATTACAATGGAGAACACTGATAGAACCCGTTTCTACAAAAAAAGTTCTCACTTTCCATCTTTATCTGGTTAACATCGCTGATGCCTCAAAATTTAGGTAATACTTGCAATTCTTGTTACTTACCTAGCATCTTATCTAAAGAGCTATATGCACAATCTAGATAGTATAAGAGTCGACACCGGATAAGTTTATGCACTTCTATGCGACAGAGGATCGTCTGATGTTCACTTCACAAAGGAAGTGGAGAAATCAATAAGGTGGCGGATCGTCTGACAGTCTGAGAGTGCGTGAACTCATTTGGCATGCCTTCAGTGCAGCTTTAGTATCTCATTATTGGCGAGCGTTGAAATAAGCAATCTGTAAAGCTCTGTTATCTGCATCCTTGATAGGTATCTGTTTATCCCATTATAAATATGAGTTGATGCTTGCGCTAGAGATGGTTTTCAATGCACATTCTTAAACAGCTTTCAGAGGCGTGGTTGAGAATGAAAAGTGTGAGCAGTTCATTAATCAATTTAAGCTGAGCCATTCATTAAAGGATAGGAATGCCCCTTCCTTACATAAGATCACCTGCAATGGTGCATCAGCATTTGAACTgatatttcatttaaaaggGTATTTTCATCTGGCGCAAACTAAAGACATGTGAAAGAGATTCTTAAAAGTGACGGTTTTACTTACCTTTGTCGAATGACAATCCTTAGACTCAGGGTACTGACTGGTATACATGATGATGATATTGACACCACGTGTAATAAAATTCCCTCACAATTCATAATATTATCCACCTGCTACGGTAAGTAACATGATGCGATGCGGTAACTTGCATTTCAATGTAAACAATGAAGCATAAACAAAACAATAACACAACAGGTGGCGGAATGGCCGACCAATCCACGACGGTCGTATCAATGACGTAGAGAGGTTGAACCAATGAAAGTTCTTCTCCTTCGATAGAGGAGGAGGGAGGAATATGTACGGGGTTACGGTGAAATTCCTCTTCCTCATATTTAAATGATcgttgaaaaactgaaaattctattaaaaagaaaagaagcatTTGTGTAGGAGGAGAAAGCTGTTCAACATCCGAGCAATCAAAAGTAGTCGACAGTCGAGTTGACGAAAGACGTGTGggtccccctctccccccccccccggctacGTCAATAGAGCccgccaaaaatatcgtttcaaaCTGGTCCCAATTTTGGCATTTAAAGGCGGGTCTCACTTGCCAGGGTttcaaaaatcgggaaaaaaccCTAGAAGCGTAGGACACTCTTTGCTtccgaaaaatgaattttaaaagatGGGAGCACTGACCCAATGATCCCTCGACTTTTGATATTAATACTTTCCTTATGTTTCGGTGGCTCCTGCCACAGAGATTATCAGGAGCAAAGCCAAGAA
The genomic region above belongs to Bemisia tabaci chromosome 8, PGI_BMITA_v3 and contains:
- the LOC109032616 gene encoding uncharacterized protein, with the protein product MYTSQYPESKDCHSTKMSLTALDELILARSVSQMSVSIPTPSSINNRAAPALPSGAHLRSAGRGKVMSLYISTLLQESCGSALDDLNEDCSSEVSDSTLIDCSTTIADQEVEAVFSQSPSDDACSNITVDSQLSTCNSVFEDCLSQVSDSTIDDGSTIIVEQEIQAVFSRSPLLSPACSDITVDSQLSTSSSVFEDCLSQVSDSTIDDGSTVIVEQEIQAVFSRSPLSSPAWSDITVNSSQLSSPNHSNYNNYPCNRSSFVQNPNNYKRGNSQNSSINQNQTSHFNEQKVRGNGSYSAGRGSHKNVNGIQCEDSLCFPNRSDFPRNHGAPQQNRNTFRQEKFQHPDFNQKYKNDDVQNVNSWHYQNHLDFPRNCGQLQENQNICRYQDRKLQYPSPNQRNFPSQNLARGSGSHFAGRAFPKNVETNDFQNVNVHRFPNPSAFPRNHEAPQHNQNTVRQKKSQHPGFNQMQSHNFNYESNKANHSHSAGKYSYKNDDVQNVNSRHYQNHLDFPRNCGKLQENQNICRYQDGKLQYPSPNQRNFLSQNLARGSGSQSAGRAFPDNVELNDIQNVNVHCYPSHTAFPRNCGAPQHNQNTLRQEKSQYQNLARGMGRQSANRSFNKNKEVDDLQNVNTLRFPNHTAFPGNRGPPKQNQTSFQREKSEYSGFNQNQTRGSKSVNLGHPRKGVSSPKPKKQSIGRGKLLSQIEFTEPSFGISVSPPPSRSPDDNFQPTYGNLFRSLFFNPFEKLRAIGPVQSSLLGYDTQDN